One Streptomyces sp. CG4 genomic window, CCGACGGCACCGTCACCCCGCAGGACGCGGGCATGTCCTGGGTGGTCTCGAAGCAGAAGGACTTCATCGGCAAGCGGTCCCACTCCCGCGCCGACACCTCCCGCGGCGACCGCAAGCAGCTGGTCGGTCTGCTCCCGGCCGATCGCAGGACCCGGCTGCCCGAGGGCACCCAACTCGTCGCGCCCGGCGTGCCGATCACCCCCGGGAGCGGGCCGGTGCCGATGCTGGGCCATGTCACCTCCAGCTACCACAGCCCGGCCCTCGGCCGCCCCTTCGCGCTCGCGCTCGTCGCCGACGGGCGGGCCAGGATCGGTGAGACCCTGCTCGCCGCGGTGGGCGAGGCGCTGGTGCCCGTCGAGGTGGCCGACTCCGTCCTCTACGACCCCGAAGGGACCAAGCGAGATGGCTGAGCCGACGCTCGACGCAGGTGCGGGCCCGGTGGCTCTGCGCACCAGCCCCCTGGCGCATCTGGCGGAACGGATGCGCGACGCCACCGTCACCGGCGACCGCGGCGTCGCCCTCACCGAGCGGCCGTTCATCACCATGGTGAACCTGCGCGTCGACCCCGCTTCCGAAGCGGCGGGCCGCATCGAGAAGGCCCTGGGGGCGCCGCTGCCCCGGCAGTGCGGCGGCACCTCCGCGTCCGGCGTCCGTACGGTCGTCTGGCTCGGCCCCGACGAGTGGCTGGTGCTGTCCGAAGAGCCCCTCGACACGGCCGAGTTGCGGCGGGCGCTCGGGAAGGACCCGGGCTCGGTCGTGGACGTCTCGGCCAACCGCACCACGCTGGAGCTGAGCGGCCCGGCCGCTCGGCAGGTGCTGGAGAAGGGCTGCCCGCTGGACCTGCATCCCCGTGCCTTCGGGCCCGGCCG contains:
- a CDS encoding sarcosine oxidase subunit gamma, translating into MAEPTLDAGAGPVALRTSPLAHLAERMRDATVTGDRGVALTERPFITMVNLRVDPASEAAGRIEKALGAPLPRQCGGTSASGVRTVVWLGPDEWLVLSEEPLDTAELRRALGKDPGSVVDVSANRTTLELSGPAARQVLEKGCPLDLHPRAFGPGRAVSTTVGPVPVLLWQVDEQPAYRLFPRSSFAGYLAHWLLDAMCEYRGPEVP